The Microbacterium limosum sequence ATGGACCTCGGCCGCCCGCGAGAACTTCGTCGACTCGGTCCAGCGCATGCGTGAGCGCGTGACGGAGCATATCCCGCCCGGCGACGTGGCGTACCAGCTCAAGCTCGGGCCGGGAGGCATCCGCGACATCGAGTTCACCGTCCAGCTCCTGCAGCTCGTGCACGGACGGGACGATGAGCTCATCCGGCAGCGGAGCACACTCGACGCGCTCGATGCCCTCGAGGCCGGCGGGTACATCGGCAGAAGCGACGCCACCGTCTTCGCCCATGACTACCGGCTGCTGCGTCTGCTCGAGCACCGGCTCCAGCTGGCCCGGCTCTCCCGCACCCACCTGATGCCGCGCGACGACGAGGCGCGGCGGGTGCTTGCGCGGGCAACGCGACTGGCGGACTCCGGGGAGGCGGTCTGGCAGCTCTGGGAGTCCGTCAAGCGCGAGGTGCGCGAGATCCACGTGCGGCTGTTCTACCGGCCGCTGCTGTCGGCGGTGGCGGCGCTCCCCGATGAGGAGCGGACGCTGTCGACGGCTCAGGCGCACGACCGGCTGGCCGCCATCGGCTTCCGCGACCCCGCCGGTGCGCTGCGCACGATCGGGACGCTCACGAGCGGCATAAGCCGCAAGGCGTCGATCCAGCGCCACCTCATGCCCGTCATGATCCGGTGGTTCGCCGACGGCGTCGATCCCGACTACGGGCTGCTCGCCTTCCGTCGGATCAGCGAACGACTCGGGGACACGCCCTGGTTCCTCGCGACGCTGCGCGACTCGGCCGGCGCCGCCGAGCGGTTGACCCGCGTGCTGTCGGGGTCGCGGTACATCGGCGAGCTGATGGAATGGATCCCCGAATCCGTCGCATGGCTCGACGACGACGCAGCTCTCGTCCCGCGCACCGGTGTCGCGCTGCAGCAGGAGGCCCGAGCGATCCAGACCCGGCACGCGACGATCGACGACGCGATGCGTGCCGTACGCGCCTTGAGGCGTCGCGAGCTGCTGCGCACGGCGATGGCCGCGGTGCTCGGAGTGCTGACGATCGAGCAGCTGGCGGCGAGTCTCACGACGATCACCGAGGTCACGATCCAAGCCACCCTCCGCGCGGTCCGGCGCGAGGTCGTGCCGCCCGAGGACGACGACCTCGACTTCGCGATCATCGCGATGGGGCGGCTCGGGGGAGCGGAGCTGGGGTTCGGCTCCGACGCCGACGTGATGTACGTGTACCGCCCCGAGTCCGTCGACCCCGAGCGGGCGAGCGCGCTGTCGCTCAAGATCGTCCACGAGCTGCGCCGCGTCTCGGAGGATCACCGGCTGCCGCTGGACCTCGACGCCGATCTGCGGCCCGAGGGGCGCAACGGCCCGCTGGTCCGCTCGCTCGAGGCCTACGCCGCCTACTACCGTCGCTGGTCGGTCTCGTGGGAGGCGCAGGCGCTGCTGCGCGCGCGCGGGATCGCGGGGTCGGTGAAGCTGATCCGCGCCTTCATGGATCTCGCCGACGAGGTCCGCTACCCCGAGCACGCCGATCCGCAGGGTATCCGCGAGATCAAGCGCATCAAGGCCCGCGTGGAGACCGAGCGGCTCCCGCAGGGCGCGGACCGGGCGCGGCACCTCAAGCTCGGACCGGGGACGCTGAGCGACGTCGAGTGGTTCGTGCAGGTGCTCCAGCTGCAGCACGCCCACGCGTACCCCGGCCTGCGCACGACCTCCACTCTCGCCGCCCTGAGCGCGGCGGTGGATGCCGGCCTCGTCCCGGCGTCCGCCGGGGAGCGGCTGGCCGAGGCCTGGCACCTCGCGACACGACTGCGCTCCGCCAACACGCTGCTGTCGGGGCAGACGAGCGACGTGCTCCCGACCGACCGACGCCAGCTGGACGGAATCGGACGGATCCTCGATTACCCGCCGAGGTCGGCGAGCGCGCTCGAAGAGGACTATTTCCGCGCGACCCGCCGTGCGCGTCGCGTCTTCGAGCGCCTGTTCTTCGGCTGAGGCCGTCGCGCCTTCGCCGCGGACGGGTGCCTCGTTCGCGGCGAAGACGTGCACCTGCCATAGCGTGGGTGGAGACGAAAGGACGACGATGTCTGCACACCCCCTGCCCTACCCGCTTCGCGCACCCCGCAGCACACCCGAATCACGCCATGGGGCACCGCCCGCCCCGCGGCAGGAGACCCGCCCCGGGATGCTGATAGATCGCGACATCGAGGTGCCCACACGGGCCGGGCGGACGGTGCAGATCGACGTCTACCGTCCCGAGACGGGGGATCCCGCCGGCGTGCTGATCGCCTGGTCGCCCTACGGCAAACACGACCCCGCGCCGATCGGCCAGATATACCCGACCAGCGGCGCGAAGCCGGAATGGATGAGCGATCTCACGACGTTCGAGGGCCCCGACCCGGTCTTCTGGGTGCCGCGCGGCTATGCGGTCGTGATCGCGGACATCCCCGGCACCTGGTACGC is a genomic window containing:
- a CDS encoding bifunctional [glutamine synthetase] adenylyltransferase/[glutamine synthetase]-adenylyl-L-tyrosine phosphorylase; this translates as MSQLARSSGLTHLARLGFSDLSRADEALAELEEATGVDRSVWLADTARAADPDEAVACLRDVARRDAGPVRRALSDDARRPAVWALFGASQGYGTFFLRHPAELDEVQAPGPLPTAEEITAQMREAIGFSDGFAADGTESAWVALRVRYRRIVARVAVHDLLSPDPVESVRAVSAVLADAAGAALDASLAVARTRISSRGTGAALFAREDVAATRLAIIGMGKTGARELNYVSDVDVIFVGGAEDDDRERLGESRVVDIATRLAVQTMRGISEVEIEPPLWEVDANLRPEGKQGALVRTLESHVSYYERWAKTWEFQALLKARPIAGDAELGRAYVDAVGPKVWTSAARENFVDSVQRMRERVTEHIPPGDVAYQLKLGPGGIRDIEFTVQLLQLVHGRDDELIRQRSTLDALDALEAGGYIGRSDATVFAHDYRLLRLLEHRLQLARLSRTHLMPRDDEARRVLARATRLADSGEAVWQLWESVKREVREIHVRLFYRPLLSAVAALPDEERTLSTAQAHDRLAAIGFRDPAGALRTIGTLTSGISRKASIQRHLMPVMIRWFADGVDPDYGLLAFRRISERLGDTPWFLATLRDSAGAAERLTRVLSGSRYIGELMEWIPESVAWLDDDAALVPRTGVALQQEARAIQTRHATIDDAMRAVRALRRRELLRTAMAAVLGVLTIEQLAASLTTITEVTIQATLRAVRREVVPPEDDDLDFAIIAMGRLGGAELGFGSDADVMYVYRPESVDPERASALSLKIVHELRRVSEDHRLPLDLDADLRPEGRNGPLVRSLEAYAAYYRRWSVSWEAQALLRARGIAGSVKLIRAFMDLADEVRYPEHADPQGIREIKRIKARVETERLPQGADRARHLKLGPGTLSDVEWFVQVLQLQHAHAYPGLRTTSTLAALSAAVDAGLVPASAGERLAEAWHLATRLRSANTLLSGQTSDVLPTDRRQLDGIGRILDYPPRSASALEEDYFRATRRARRVFERLFFG